One Nostocoides sp. HKS02 genomic window carries:
- a CDS encoding SDR family NAD(P)-dependent oxidoreductase — MTGRLDGLAVLVTGTGGGIGRATAVVCAREGAHVVGCDLNEAASAETVDLVRAAGGRMDAMAPVDLSTVEGARSWVDEAAAVAGGVDVLVNNASAIRFGTIDELSWEDWSFTIRHELDIVFLVTRAAWPHLRARGGGSIVNVGSISGSRGAFFMPQNAHGAAKGGVLALTAQLCVEGGPHGIRVNAVSPAMTETPHTSPMLRDPDGPAAAIRERIPLRRWGQPEDVAHAILFLASDEARHISGANLPVDGGTAAVG; from the coding sequence GTGACCGGGCGCCTCGACGGCCTGGCGGTGCTCGTGACGGGCACTGGCGGCGGCATCGGCCGTGCGACCGCCGTAGTCTGCGCCCGCGAGGGTGCCCACGTCGTCGGCTGCGACCTCAACGAGGCCGCGTCCGCGGAGACCGTCGACCTGGTGCGCGCCGCCGGTGGCCGGATGGACGCGATGGCTCCCGTGGACCTGTCCACGGTCGAGGGTGCCCGCAGCTGGGTCGACGAGGCGGCCGCGGTCGCCGGTGGGGTCGACGTGCTCGTCAACAACGCGTCCGCGATCCGGTTCGGCACGATCGACGAGCTGTCGTGGGAGGACTGGTCGTTCACGATCCGCCACGAGCTCGACATCGTCTTCCTCGTGACCCGTGCCGCGTGGCCGCACCTGCGTGCCCGCGGCGGTGGCTCGATCGTCAACGTCGGCTCGATCTCGGGATCGCGCGGCGCGTTCTTCATGCCGCAGAACGCCCATGGTGCCGCCAAGGGCGGCGTCCTGGCGCTCACCGCCCAGCTCTGCGTCGAGGGCGGACCGCACGGGATCCGGGTCAACGCCGTGAGCCCGGCGATGACCGAGACCCCGCACACCAGCCCGATGCTGCGCGACCCGGATGGACCTGCAGCGGCCATCCGGGAGCGAATCCCGTTGCGGCGCTGGGGCCAGCCCGAGGACGTCGCCCACGCGATCCTGTTCCTCGCCAGCGACGAGGCACGGCACATCAGCGGCGCCAACCTACCGGTCGACGGTGGCACGGCGGCGGTCGGATGA
- the bioD gene encoding dethiobiotin synthase, translated as MTGTGTGVGKTVTTAALAAALHGRGLTVGVVKPTQTGVAEGEPGDVEEIRRLIGDDAAVRTHELVRLRDPLAPDTAARLEGVDLPRVEAVAESVKDLARDVDVLLVEGAGGLLVRLDGAGGTLADLGTCLHEAGVTVGYLVVAAAELGTLNHTALTAEALASRGLPLLGVVIGSWPQQPGLAEEQNLVDLPAVAQAPLVGRLPAGAAALSPSDFRDAAPSWWHPDLLPAVDRSGPPVAPKPWIQGNKSAGAG; from the coding sequence GTGACCGGGACCGGTACGGGCGTCGGCAAGACGGTGACCACGGCCGCCCTCGCGGCGGCGCTGCACGGGCGGGGACTCACCGTCGGGGTCGTGAAGCCGACCCAGACCGGCGTTGCCGAGGGCGAACCTGGTGACGTCGAGGAGATCCGCCGGCTGATCGGCGACGACGCGGCGGTGCGCACCCATGAGCTGGTGCGGCTGCGGGACCCGCTCGCGCCCGACACCGCCGCTCGACTCGAGGGGGTCGACTTGCCGCGCGTCGAGGCCGTGGCTGAGTCGGTCAAGGATCTCGCCCGGGACGTGGACGTCCTGCTGGTCGAAGGCGCGGGGGGTCTGCTCGTGCGACTCGACGGCGCAGGGGGCACGTTGGCGGACCTCGGGACGTGCTTGCATGAGGCCGGCGTGACGGTGGGCTACCTCGTCGTCGCCGCCGCGGAGCTCGGCACCCTCAACCACACCGCGCTGACGGCCGAGGCGCTGGCGAGCCGCGGGTTGCCGCTGCTGGGCGTGGTCATCGGCTCATGGCCGCAGCAGCCAGGGCTGGCCGAGGAACAGAACCTCGTCGACCTGCCCGCCGTCGCGCAGGCTCCCCTGGTGGGTCGCCTGCCCGCTGGAGCCGCGGCGCTGTCACCATCGGACTTCCGTGACGCCGCGCCAAGCTGGTGGCACCCCGACTTATTGCCCGCAGTCGACCGATCTGGGCCACCGGTGGCCCCCAAACCGTGGATTCAGGGCAATAAGTCGGCGGGAGCGGGCTAG
- a CDS encoding MBL fold metallo-hydrolase encodes MQLTHLGHACLLAETATARLLFDPGTLSQFDEVRDLDAVLVTHGHADHIDPARINALLAANPGAVLVVDPDTPDVVLGLPEHRVARPGDRLSLGGASVVVLGGWHAAVWREIPGCTNSAYLVDDGALLHPGDSFLVPDQDVDVLAVAVDGPWLKLAEAVENVHAVDPRVAIPIHAGETTDPGKYAGMLSAFSPERVVRPLVPGVATVL; translated from the coding sequence ATGCAGCTCACCCACCTCGGGCACGCGTGCCTGCTCGCCGAGACCGCGACGGCCCGGCTGCTGTTCGACCCGGGCACGCTGTCGCAGTTCGACGAGGTGCGCGACCTCGACGCCGTCCTCGTCACCCACGGGCACGCCGACCACATCGACCCGGCTCGCATCAACGCGCTCCTCGCAGCCAACCCCGGGGCAGTCCTGGTCGTCGACCCGGACACGCCCGATGTGGTGCTCGGCCTACCCGAGCACCGGGTGGCGCGACCGGGGGACCGGTTGAGCCTCGGTGGGGCCAGCGTCGTCGTGCTCGGCGGGTGGCACGCGGCGGTGTGGCGCGAGATCCCCGGCTGCACCAACTCGGCCTACCTCGTGGACGACGGGGCGTTGCTGCACCCGGGGGACTCGTTCCTCGTTCCGGATCAGGACGTCGACGTGCTCGCCGTGGCGGTGGACGGTCCCTGGCTCAAGCTCGCCGAGGCGGTCGAGAACGTCCACGCCGTCGACCCGCGCGTGGCTATCCCGATCCACGCTGGTGAGACGACCGACCCCGGCAAGTACGCCGGCATGCTGAGCGCCTTCAGCCCCGAGCGCGTCGTGCGCCCGCTGGTCCCCGGTGTGGCGACGGTTCTCTAG
- a CDS encoding family 1 glycosylhydrolase, protein MTDDRFPQDFLWGVATAGHQNEGDNTGSDTWFLEHVSPTIFRAPSGKACNGWELWREDLDLVAGMGLNAYRFSVEWARVEPREGSFSDAALDHYEAVVDRCHELGIAPVVTFNHFTSPHWFAAKGAWLDAAAPDLFARYCGVVMDRFGDRIAVAVTLNEPDLPRMLTWVDLPPFVRDLERATLDAASREAGVERYRAGNVMLPEEMDAIGDGMAAGHVAAKAAIKSRRPDLPVGLSLAIIDDVVAGDDATVRDRKRAEVYQRWLELARADDFIGVQNYERRSYDGQGEQAAPDGAVLNQMGSAVEPKSLAGAVRYAHDQTGVPVLVTEHGMATADDSVRAAFIGPSLDELRAVIDGGVPVLGYLHWTLLDNFEWIFGYDMHLGLHEVDRTTFVRTAKPSAGVYADYVRSATSG, encoded by the coding sequence ATGACTGACGACCGCTTTCCCCAAGACTTCCTCTGGGGAGTCGCCACCGCCGGCCACCAGAACGAGGGCGACAACACCGGGAGCGACACCTGGTTCCTCGAGCACGTCTCGCCCACCATCTTCCGGGCGCCCTCGGGCAAGGCGTGCAACGGCTGGGAGCTGTGGCGCGAGGACCTCGACCTCGTCGCAGGGATGGGGTTGAACGCCTACCGGTTCTCCGTCGAGTGGGCTCGGGTCGAGCCGCGGGAGGGGTCGTTCTCCGACGCTGCGCTCGACCACTACGAGGCCGTCGTCGACCGGTGCCACGAGCTCGGTATCGCACCCGTCGTCACCTTCAACCACTTCACCTCCCCGCACTGGTTCGCGGCCAAGGGTGCGTGGCTCGACGCGGCGGCGCCAGACCTCTTCGCGCGGTACTGCGGCGTCGTCATGGACCGCTTCGGCGACCGCATCGCGGTGGCCGTCACCCTCAACGAGCCCGACCTGCCCCGGATGCTGACCTGGGTCGACCTGCCCCCGTTCGTCCGCGACCTCGAGCGCGCCACCCTCGACGCCGCGTCGCGCGAGGCGGGCGTCGAGCGCTACCGCGCCGGCAACGTCATGCTCCCGGAGGAGATGGACGCCATCGGCGACGGGATGGCGGCCGGCCACGTGGCGGCCAAGGCGGCCATCAAGTCCCGCCGGCCTGACCTGCCCGTCGGGTTGTCGCTCGCCATCATCGACGACGTCGTGGCGGGTGACGACGCGACGGTGCGCGACCGCAAGCGCGCCGAGGTCTACCAGCGCTGGCTGGAGCTGGCCCGCGCCGACGACTTCATCGGGGTGCAGAACTACGAGCGACGCAGCTACGACGGCCAGGGCGAACAGGCTGCACCGGACGGCGCCGTCCTCAACCAGATGGGCTCGGCCGTCGAGCCGAAGTCACTGGCCGGCGCCGTGCGCTACGCCCACGACCAGACCGGGGTCCCGGTGCTCGTCACCGAGCACGGCATGGCCACCGCTGACGACAGCGTGCGCGCCGCGTTCATCGGGCCGTCGCTCGACGAGCTGCGGGCGGTCATCGACGGCGGTGTGCCCGTCCTCGGGTACCTCCACTGGACCCTGCTCGACAACTTCGAGTGGATCTTCGGCTACGACATGCACCTGGGCCTGCACGAGGTCGACCGCACGACCTTTGTCCGCACCGCCAAGCCCAGCGCGGGGGTGTACGCCGACTACGTCCGCTCGGCGACCAGTGGCTGA
- a CDS encoding 8-amino-7-oxononanoate synthase, translating to MSEFLDWLAAQAQSRDRAGLRRATTPFKADEVLDLAGNDYLGLRRHPAVVAGAVAAAETYGGGAGASRLVTGTLPIHEHLEQALCDLTAAPSALVFSTGYHANLGALTALADADTLIVSDAHAHASLIDGARLSRGTVVVSRHNDLGHVRELLAHRTQRRAVVVVESIYSVFGDAAPLAELSSLALEFDAVLLVDDAHGLGVLGARGEGGPAHAGITTCDHVVVTATLSKSLAAQGGVVLGHRSVRQHLVNTSRPFIYDTGLAPAAAGAALGALEVLGADPRLPERARANAAALAAACGVAAPAGAVLSVAMPGPAHALAAVAEAEARGIRIGCFRPPSTPDGTSRLRLTAHANHTRHDLDRAAAVLESLVPRA from the coding sequence GTGAGCGAGTTCCTCGACTGGCTGGCCGCCCAGGCGCAGTCCCGCGACCGCGCCGGGCTCCGCCGCGCGACCACGCCGTTCAAGGCTGACGAGGTCCTCGATCTTGCAGGCAACGACTACCTGGGACTTCGTCGACACCCTGCGGTCGTGGCCGGTGCCGTGGCCGCCGCCGAGACCTACGGTGGCGGGGCCGGCGCATCGCGGCTGGTGACCGGCACCCTGCCGATCCACGAGCACCTCGAACAGGCACTCTGCGACCTCACAGCTGCGCCGTCGGCGCTGGTGTTCTCCACCGGGTACCACGCCAATCTCGGCGCCCTGACCGCGCTGGCCGACGCCGACACCCTCATCGTGTCCGATGCCCACGCCCACGCCTCCCTCATCGACGGCGCCCGGCTCAGCCGTGGCACCGTCGTCGTGAGCCGCCACAACGACCTCGGCCACGTGCGCGAGCTGCTCGCCCACCGCACGCAGCGCCGAGCCGTCGTCGTGGTCGAGTCGATCTACTCGGTCTTCGGTGATGCCGCACCCCTGGCCGAGCTGTCGAGCCTGGCACTGGAGTTCGACGCGGTGCTGCTGGTGGACGACGCCCACGGGCTCGGGGTCCTGGGTGCGCGCGGCGAGGGCGGCCCCGCACACGCCGGCATCACCACGTGCGACCACGTCGTCGTGACTGCAACCCTCTCGAAATCCCTTGCCGCACAAGGCGGAGTCGTCCTGGGCCACCGGTCAGTGCGCCAACACCTGGTCAACACCTCGAGGCCGTTCATCTACGACACCGGCTTGGCGCCAGCAGCGGCCGGCGCGGCGTTGGGTGCCCTCGAGGTCCTGGGCGCAGACCCCCGTCTGCCAGAGCGAGCCCGGGCCAACGCGGCAGCACTTGCGGCGGCGTGTGGCGTCGCTGCGCCGGCGGGAGCAGTCCTCTCGGTCGCGATGCCCGGCCCGGCGCACGCGCTGGCCGCGGTCGCGGAAGCCGAGGCACGCGGCATACGCATCGGCTGTTTCCGGCCGCCGTCCACCCCGGACGGCACGTCCCGGCTGCGACTGACCGCCCACGCCAACCACACGCGGCACGACCTCGACCGGGCGGCAGCCGTCCTGGAGTCCCTGGTGCCACGTGCCTGA
- the bioB gene encoding biotin synthase BioB has translation MTAQPRVDEDILSTAREQVLGRGEPLAYEQILAVMNTADDQLEELLALAHEVRMTYNGPEVEVEGIVSIKTGGCPEDCHFCSQSGQFTSPVRSVWLDIPELVRAAKQTRETGASEFCIVAAVRGPDARLMDQMREGVAAIRAEVDIQVAASLGMLTQDQVDDLVAMGVHRYNHNLEAGRSFFPQVVTTHSFEERWDTCLMVKDSGMELCCGGLVGMGETLEQRAELAAQLGELAPHEVPLNFLNPRPGTPFGDLPVMDSGEALRTIAAFRLALPHTILRYAGGRELTLGDLGTRDGLLGGINAVIVGNYLTTLGRDPREDLALLADLEMPIKALGQTF, from the coding sequence ATGACTGCACAGCCGAGAGTCGACGAAGACATCCTCAGCACCGCCCGGGAGCAGGTCCTCGGACGCGGTGAGCCACTGGCGTACGAGCAGATCCTGGCGGTCATGAACACCGCCGACGACCAGCTCGAGGAGCTGCTGGCCCTCGCCCACGAGGTGCGGATGACCTACAACGGCCCCGAGGTCGAGGTCGAGGGCATCGTGTCCATCAAGACTGGCGGGTGCCCCGAGGACTGCCACTTCTGCAGCCAGTCGGGGCAGTTCACCTCGCCGGTGCGGTCGGTGTGGCTCGACATCCCCGAGCTGGTCCGCGCAGCCAAGCAGACCCGTGAGACGGGCGCCAGCGAGTTCTGCATCGTCGCTGCCGTTCGTGGGCCGGACGCGCGCCTCATGGACCAGATGCGCGAGGGCGTCGCCGCGATCCGGGCCGAGGTCGACATCCAGGTGGCTGCCTCGCTGGGCATGCTCACGCAGGACCAGGTGGACGACCTCGTCGCGATGGGGGTGCATCGTTACAACCACAATCTCGAGGCCGGTCGCTCCTTCTTCCCGCAGGTCGTCACGACGCACTCCTTCGAGGAGCGCTGGGACACCTGCCTCATGGTCAAGGACTCCGGCATGGAGCTCTGCTGCGGCGGGCTCGTGGGCATGGGAGAGACGCTCGAGCAGCGGGCCGAGCTCGCGGCCCAGCTGGGCGAGCTCGCGCCGCACGAGGTACCCCTCAACTTCCTCAACCCGCGACCCGGCACCCCCTTCGGCGACCTGCCGGTGATGGACAGCGGTGAGGCGCTGCGCACGATCGCCGCCTTCCGCCTCGCGCTCCCCCACACCATCCTGCGCTACGCCGGGGGTCGTGAGCTGACGCTCGGCGACCTGGGCACGCGCGACGGCCTGCTCGGCGGTATCAACGCCGTGATCGTCGGCAACTACCTGACCACCCTCGGCCGCGACCCCCGTGAGGACCTCGCCTTGCTGGCCGACCTCGAGATGCCGATCAAGGCGCTCGGGCAGACCTTCTGA
- a CDS encoding flavodoxin family protein — protein sequence MTTTMLGLSCGAPGGSAEILLKEALRSAQAAGAQVQLVRLEELHLPSGPDPTDRDDAWWFWERLMDADGLIVSSPMFSRTVPGRLKVLADRLLGPNADAAIIATLLDLRSRGEEPAMAFRVDERVLKPRVAGFIAVGGSLVDRWHTLTLPAMHVLTFSMQTAVVDQFAVGGAGTPKSVVLNEPAVARAAQLGAHVASQLGRAFDDATYAGEPGLCPLCHLDVVVLRGTAVQCATCGATGELRADAGVSWTDLTTSVITLAEKREHYREILETAGRHAARRPEIEERATAYDDFDPTIRPDQR from the coding sequence ATGACCACCACCATGCTGGGCCTGAGCTGCGGCGCACCCGGGGGTAGCGCCGAGATCCTGCTCAAGGAGGCCCTGAGGTCGGCGCAGGCCGCCGGGGCGCAGGTACAGCTGGTCCGGCTCGAGGAGCTCCACCTGCCCAGCGGACCGGACCCCACCGACCGCGACGACGCCTGGTGGTTCTGGGAGCGGCTGATGGACGCGGACGGCCTGATCGTCTCCTCCCCCATGTTCAGCCGCACGGTTCCAGGCCGGCTCAAGGTCCTTGCCGACCGGCTGCTCGGCCCCAACGCCGACGCAGCGATCATCGCGACACTGCTCGACCTGCGCAGCCGGGGCGAGGAGCCGGCGATGGCGTTCCGGGTGGACGAGCGGGTCCTCAAGCCTCGGGTGGCCGGCTTCATCGCGGTGGGCGGCTCGCTCGTCGACCGGTGGCACACATTGACCCTGCCGGCGATGCACGTCCTCACGTTCTCCATGCAGACCGCGGTCGTCGACCAGTTCGCGGTCGGCGGTGCGGGCACGCCGAAGTCCGTCGTCCTGAACGAGCCCGCGGTCGCGCGTGCCGCGCAGCTGGGCGCCCATGTCGCGAGCCAGCTGGGGCGCGCCTTCGACGACGCGACGTATGCCGGTGAGCCGGGCCTGTGCCCCCTGTGCCACCTCGACGTGGTCGTCCTGCGCGGCACCGCGGTCCAATGCGCGACGTGCGGGGCCACCGGGGAGCTGCGCGCGGACGCGGGCGTCTCGTGGACCGACCTGACGACCTCGGTGATCACGCTGGCCGAGAAGCGCGAGCACTACCGCGAGATCCTCGAGACCGCGGGCCGGCACGCGGCGCGACGCCCCGAGATCGAGGAACGCGCCACGGCATACGACGACTTCGATCCCACCATCCGCCCGGACCAGAGGTGA
- a CDS encoding ammonium transporter, translating into MPLLTGTPSALDTGDTAWLLVSCALVLLMAPGLALFYGGMVRAKSVLNMMMMTFGALAAAIIVWTVVGYSFAFGDDVGGGLLGSPLQHVGLHGLMAASSNGVSPIPVILFAVFQGLFCVITGALVSGAIADRARFGAWMAFVSVWTVVVYAPVAHWVFDASSGSHVGGWLANQVHLVDFAGGTAVEICSGASGLALALVLGRRHGFGKDPMRPHNLTLVMMGAGLLWFGWFGFNAGSALAANQKAAVIFTTTLLAGAAGTLGWLAVERYRDGHATSLGAASGMVAGLVAITPSCASLSPLGSIAMGALAGMVCAFAVGLKHRFGYDDSLDVVGVHLVGGLVGTLGIGFLATASAPTGVNGLLYGGGVGQLGRQALGCLVVMVYAFVVSGVLGLAVERLLGFRIHVDDEVSGIDLVLHAETAYDLHHLSSGRPSFHHGLTHPASQPPERAG; encoded by the coding sequence GTGCCCCTACTCACCGGGACACCGTCTGCCCTGGACACCGGCGACACGGCCTGGCTGCTGGTCTCCTGCGCCCTGGTGCTGCTCATGGCCCCGGGCCTGGCGCTGTTCTACGGCGGCATGGTCCGGGCCAAGAGCGTGCTCAACATGATGATGATGACCTTCGGCGCGCTGGCCGCAGCCATCATCGTCTGGACCGTCGTCGGCTACTCCTTCGCCTTCGGTGACGACGTGGGCGGGGGGCTGCTCGGCAGCCCGCTGCAACACGTGGGGCTGCATGGCCTGATGGCGGCATCCAGCAACGGCGTGTCCCCGATCCCCGTCATCCTCTTCGCGGTCTTCCAGGGGCTCTTCTGCGTGATCACGGGGGCACTCGTCTCGGGCGCCATCGCCGACCGGGCCCGGTTCGGCGCATGGATGGCGTTCGTCAGCGTGTGGACCGTGGTCGTCTACGCGCCGGTCGCCCACTGGGTCTTCGACGCCAGCTCGGGCAGCCACGTCGGCGGGTGGCTCGCCAACCAGGTGCACCTCGTCGACTTCGCAGGCGGAACCGCGGTCGAGATCTGTTCCGGCGCCTCGGGGCTCGCCCTTGCCCTCGTCCTCGGCCGCCGACACGGCTTCGGCAAGGACCCGATGCGCCCCCACAACCTCACGCTGGTGATGATGGGCGCCGGCCTGCTGTGGTTCGGCTGGTTCGGCTTCAACGCCGGTTCCGCTCTCGCCGCCAACCAGAAGGCCGCCGTCATCTTCACCACCACCCTGCTGGCCGGTGCCGCCGGCACCCTCGGGTGGTTGGCCGTGGAGCGCTACCGCGACGGGCACGCGACCTCCCTCGGCGCCGCGTCGGGCATGGTGGCGGGCCTCGTCGCGATCACCCCGTCGTGCGCCTCGCTGTCACCGCTCGGCTCGATCGCCATGGGTGCCCTGGCCGGCATGGTGTGCGCCTTCGCTGTCGGGCTCAAGCACCGGTTCGGCTACGACGACTCGCTCGATGTCGTCGGGGTGCACCTGGTGGGAGGCCTCGTCGGCACCCTTGGCATCGGGTTCCTCGCGACGGCGAGCGCACCCACGGGTGTGAACGGCCTGCTCTACGGCGGTGGGGTCGGGCAGCTCGGGCGCCAAGCGCTCGGGTGCCTCGTGGTGATGGTCTACGCCTTCGTGGTGTCCGGGGTCCTCGGTCTGGCCGTCGAACGGCTCTTGGGCTTCCGCATCCACGTCGACGACGAGGTCAGCGGCATCGACCTCGTCCTCCACGCAGAGACGGCATACGACCTGCACCACCTGTCCAGTGGTCGCCCGTCGTTCCACCACGGCCTCACCCACCCGGCCAGCCAACCCCCAGAGCGAGCGGGCTAG
- a CDS encoding adenosylmethionine--8-amino-7-oxononanoate transaminase, with protein MGDLDRLLAFDQDHVWHPYSSALVHDPRFLVDSASGVRLRLRHADGSSQDVIDAMSSWWCAIHGYAVPELDAAAHRQLDQMSHVMFGGLTHEPAIALAERLVSLTPDPLQHVFFADSGSVSVEVAMKMALQLQVGTGSTRTRFFTIRGGYHGDTFSPMSVTDPVGGMHSLFSGILPQHVFAPVPPAGVDVPDDDPAMVAWERETRSLYAAHAHEVAAVILEPVLQGAGGMRFHSPYAVRVLASLAREHGALVIFDEIATGFGRTGTLFALERAEVVPDILCLGKALTGGYLTLAAVLCTSEVARGVSSQAAGGALMHGPTFMANPLACAVALASLDLLRANDFARQVATLEAGLTTGLAAADGLESVVDVRVLGGVGVVQLGEPVRAAEVTAAALARGVWVRPFRDLVYTMPPYVTAADDLATICDAMVAAVADVHG; from the coding sequence ATGGGTGACCTCGACCGGCTGCTCGCGTTCGACCAGGACCACGTCTGGCACCCCTACTCCTCGGCGCTGGTCCACGACCCGCGCTTCCTCGTGGACTCCGCGTCGGGCGTGCGGCTCCGCCTGCGCCACGCGGACGGGTCGTCGCAGGACGTCATCGACGCCATGTCGTCGTGGTGGTGCGCCATCCACGGCTACGCGGTGCCCGAGCTCGACGCGGCGGCGCACCGCCAGCTCGACCAGATGAGCCACGTCATGTTCGGTGGGCTCACCCACGAGCCCGCGATCGCCCTCGCCGAGCGGCTCGTGTCCCTCACGCCGGACCCGCTGCAGCACGTGTTCTTCGCCGACTCCGGTTCGGTGTCGGTCGAGGTGGCCATGAAGATGGCCCTGCAGCTCCAGGTGGGCACCGGCTCGACGCGCACCCGCTTCTTCACCATCCGCGGCGGCTACCACGGCGACACCTTCTCGCCGATGTCCGTGACCGATCCGGTGGGTGGCATGCACTCGTTGTTCAGCGGCATACTCCCCCAGCACGTGTTCGCACCCGTCCCGCCCGCGGGGGTCGACGTGCCCGACGACGACCCGGCCATGGTCGCGTGGGAGCGCGAGACCAGGAGCCTCTACGCCGCCCACGCCCACGAGGTCGCCGCCGTGATCCTGGAGCCGGTCCTCCAGGGCGCCGGCGGCATGCGGTTCCACAGCCCGTATGCCGTGCGGGTCCTCGCGTCGCTCGCGCGGGAGCACGGCGCGCTCGTCATCTTCGACGAGATCGCCACCGGGTTCGGCCGGACGGGCACGCTGTTCGCCCTGGAGCGCGCCGAGGTGGTGCCCGACATCCTCTGCCTCGGCAAGGCGCTGACCGGCGGCTACCTCACCCTCGCGGCTGTCCTGTGCACGAGCGAGGTCGCCCGGGGCGTGAGCAGTCAGGCCGCGGGCGGAGCGCTGATGCACGGGCCGACCTTCATGGCCAACCCGCTTGCGTGCGCGGTGGCGCTGGCCAGCCTGGACCTGTTGCGGGCCAACGATTTCGCCCGCCAGGTGGCGACGCTCGAGGCGGGTCTCACGACCGGACTCGCAGCGGCGGACGGCCTCGAGTCGGTCGTCGACGTCCGGGTGCTCGGCGGCGTCGGCGTGGTCCAGCTGGGCGAGCCGGTTCGCGCGGCCGAGGTGACGGCGGCGGCCCTGGCCCGCGGGGTCTGGGTGCGGCCGTTCCGCGACCTCGTCTACACCATGCCGCCCTACGTCACCGCCGCCGACGACCTGGCCACGATCTGCGACGCGATGGTCGCCGCCGTCGCCGACGTGCACGGCTGA